A stretch of Campylobacter gracilis DNA encodes these proteins:
- a CDS encoding acyltransferase family protein has protein sequence MSLLIAEDFLMCIRRNNIFFILLFILVISISSITAGYKTINQKLNIFFSTFYQPSFDSLNNNENVFFRTDISFKLDKMINGYENLFQTSDYNDGLRIEFNGKNVYLLFSDIEGKLFGILISADIQLNQIYKLRVTYINHKIYIILNGKNIINDFTNAYPKFNNIKFRKGFDDSREFKSGNILSSHFILTNLSSYDFSFFIIMLLIIAIFADIRFILSNIDKNNIPNLSKDYIYNKNIYNKLLLLRTIAWAMVFIIHGYIIFYNSKVNENLHKIFLGDIDLTFLKYPSAWGGVWIFFVLSGFLMGKAFITKRYSYSSSGILQFYINRILQICPVYYFCIFTLAIFTYPEIFQPENIKSLIRVATFTNDSLLNINVDGALWSLSTEIQFYILAPFLVLFIVFLSDKIGLNKVLFLVIIFGIIERFTLFKISYNGLVDFEFWDRCIYKPLYCNIDLFLFGILANLYIDSISKKYKFKCIGFFIGIILTLLLFFNFFLGYYTFNTHIKFYAEKFIYLLPTFTALMTFLLIVLIEYKDILFNIKNNKSVLHYFGIMTFVIYVWHEPILFKVHQIIDQYHLGIGLNLFIGLCYCLFFGFLSYIFIEKPMSSYKRKGV, from the coding sequence ATGAGCTTATTGATAGCAGAGGACTTCTTAATGTGTATAAGAAGAAATAATATATTTTTTATACTATTATTTATTTTGGTAATATCTATTTCATCAATTACTGCGGGTTACAAAACTATTAATCAAAAATTAAATATCTTTTTTAGCACTTTTTATCAACCCTCTTTCGATAGTTTAAATAATAATGAAAATGTATTTTTTAGAACTGATATAAGTTTTAAGCTTGATAAGATGATAAACGGCTATGAGAATTTATTTCAAACGTCGGATTACAATGACGGATTACGAATAGAATTTAATGGCAAAAATGTTTATTTGCTTTTTTCTGATATTGAAGGTAAGTTATTCGGTATTCTTATAAGTGCTGATATACAATTAAATCAAATCTATAAATTACGAGTAACTTATATTAATCATAAAATATATATAATTTTGAATGGAAAAAATATTATAAATGATTTTACTAATGCGTATCCTAAATTTAATAATATAAAATTTAGAAAGGGTTTCGACGATAGCCGAGAATTTAAAAGCGGAAATATACTAAGCAGTCATTTTATTTTAACCAATTTAAGTAGCTATGATTTTTCTTTCTTTATTATAATGTTGTTAATTATAGCAATATTTGCGGATATCAGGTTTATATTATCGAATATAGATAAAAATAATATACCAAATTTATCAAAAGATTATATATATAATAAAAATATATATAATAAATTACTTCTATTGAGAACTATAGCATGGGCTATGGTATTTATTATACATGGGTATATTATTTTTTATAATTCTAAAGTAAATGAGAATTTGCATAAGATATTCCTGGGCGATATCGATTTGACCTTTTTAAAATATCCATCCGCATGGGGGGGGGTATGGATATTCTTTGTTTTGTCGGGATTTCTTATGGGTAAAGCATTTATTACAAAAAGATATTCTTATAGTAGTAGCGGAATTCTACAGTTCTATATAAATCGAATTTTACAGATATGTCCTGTTTATTATTTTTGCATATTTACTCTAGCTATTTTTACATATCCTGAGATTTTTCAACCGGAGAATATTAAATCGCTTATTAGAGTGGCTACATTTACAAATGATAGTTTGCTAAATATAAATGTTGATGGTGCACTATGGTCTTTGAGCACAGAAATTCAATTTTATATTTTAGCTCCTTTTTTGGTGCTATTTATAGTTTTTCTATCGGATAAAATTGGATTAAACAAAGTATTGTTCTTGGTCATTATATTTGGTATAATAGAAAGATTTACTTTATTTAAAATAAGCTATAACGGTTTGGTTGATTTTGAATTTTGGGATAGGTGCATTTATAAACCTTTATATTGTAATATAGATTTATTTCTATTCGGTATATTAGCAAATCTTTATATAGATAGCATAAGCAAAAAATATAAATTTAAATGCATAGGATTCTTTATAGGAATAATATTAACACTACTATTGTTTTTTAATTTCTTTCTTGGATATTATACTTTCAATACCCATATAAAATTTTATGCAGAAAAATTTATTTACCTTTTACCTACCTTTACTGCGTTAATGACATTTTTATTAATTGTCTTAATAGAATACAAAGATATTTTGTTTAATATTAAAAATAATAAAAGTGTATTGCACTATTTTGGAATTATGACATTTGTAATTTATGTTTGGCATGAGCCTATTCTTTTTAAAGTGCATCAAATAATAGATCAGTACCATTTGGGCATAGGTCTCAATTTGTTTATAGGACTTTGTTATTGTTTGTTCTTTGGGTTTCTATCATATATCTTCATAGAAAAACCGATGAGTTCGTATAAGAGAAAGGGCGTCTAA